CCCCCGGCCAGTCGGTAGTATTTTATGATGAGGAAGTGGTGGTAGGGGGAGGAGTGATTATTTCTTCAGACAAAAATTATTTTTAATTAATTTCTCTGTATTTTCCTTATCATAAATGTAATACCAGGGAGAAGAATCCATTGAATAACCGGGCAGAGTATAGGTATTTACTTTATCTATACTAAAGTCTTTAATATTAAAACTGCTCACTAATTTTAGCACTTCACTTAATGAAATATTAGTCTTCAGGTTTTCAAATATAGCATCAATTATACTATTGAGTTTTGAGATGTACGTAATTTTTGCTTTTTGCTTTATAAGTTCTTTAATAAAGTTCTGTTGTGCCTCAATTCTTTTTAAATCTGAACCATCGTAATATTGCATTAACTCTTTAGAATAGTATCCATTAGGATGTCTAAACCTTAAATATTGTTCTGCTTTATTACCGTCTAAAAGCTGCCTGCCCTTTTTAAGGTGTATATGAAGGTCTTGGAGAGGGTCATCATAATCCAAGTCAACAGGTATATCAATCCAAACCCCGCCTAAAAGGTCAATCACATTGCGGAAAGTTTCAAGGTTAAAATACACGTAATATTGTATATCAATACCAAGCATATCGCTTAGAAGTTTCATAAGTAAATTGTCTCCACCTCTATTGGCATATATTGAATTAATTTTCACAATTTTATTGTTTTCAAGAGTAACTTTTGTATCTCTAGGTATGGATAGTATATTCGTCCGACTTGTTGAAGGGTCATAATTGACTACCATCATTGTATCAGTATTGGCTTCAGATTTATCTCCCACAAGCACGATAACATTAATTGGATCTTTTGCCATTACAAAGTGCCTCATTGCCTCTTCCAGGAACCCATTAGGATTGCTATTGTCTGACATAGCCTCTTCAGCCGAATATGTCTTTAAATAATTAAGTATTATCACACCTGTGGAAAATAAAAATATTAATAATATAGATGTTAAAGCAAAATAAAATTTTCTCAGATTCATAAACATCTTACTCCTATAAACATTTTATTTCTTATATTCTTATATATGTGCTATATATGTTAATAATAATATTATATATATTATAAATGAGAGCAGGCCTATAGTAAATAACATATACATTATTTCAGAGCTGAAGCATGAAAATTTTATTCTTATCCATTAATAGTGGCTGCGTTAGTAATTTTATCCAATTATATAATAATATTACATAAATTTAACCATACGTTTAAGTCATCGGATAACACTATAACC
The sequence above is drawn from the Bacillota bacterium genome and encodes:
- a CDS encoding LCP family protein; the encoded protein is MNLRKFYFALTSILLIFLFSTGVIILNYLKTYSAEEAMSDNSNPNGFLEEAMRHFVMAKDPINVIVLVGDKSEANTDTMMVVNYDPSTSRTNILSIPRDTKVTLENNKIVKINSIYANRGGDNLLMKLLSDMLGIDIQYYVYFNLETFRNVIDLLGGVWIDIPVDLDYDDPLQDLHIHLKKGRQLLDGNKAEQYLRFRHPNGYYSKELMQYYDGSDLKRIEAQQNFIKELIKQKAKITYISKLNSIIDAIFENLKTNISLSEVLKLVSSFNIKDFSIDKVNTYTLPGYSMDSSPWYYIYDKENTEKLIKNNFCLKK